From the genome of Vespa crabro chromosome 24, iyVesCrab1.2, whole genome shotgun sequence, one region includes:
- the LOC124432246 gene encoding dystroglycan 1-like isoform X4: MMKPHILTYLVLLLLLPLVLGYNLQEDDLVFDDIGEESSSTPSIERHIADRSRNVVEHDRRLTKDTKRHHRVERLWDIPDVVVPVGHIFKLRITRQAFGGSVERYEIHEANGQSLSRWLYWDDAASTLLGVPSKKDAGNHHLIVKAIGKHGDNAKDAFVVQVVPEKREEVKHKDGKSHCKEGEDQTLLTIFLDVKFENLTPSVKVNAIENLAGFLGLHTSAFSMHPQSAKETLNPDSLVIFTGPGNVKYRTERHLTAIQWQVGCDGHLWRHQTNLVKQLRDQAKDGTLAEVLQLPVLLWRVKTDSTFLSRSRREAGSGDFDADDYEGYDYDDDEYGEDEDGGDDNEAITEPPLQPSFVPNVNSRGNTEWLEHPHRHHHGEETLDLGNEEVDEREIVPSIDPRNAESNAANASFNGLLTATYGMTVPVTRQSTTTTPIASSTIVGSTSVPTTIPPTQTPTLSTFNTKSEIHTATSTVGVTIASSTTVPSTTAAQSTTTVTIPPSQATTENIEIPISNLPPKKDRRLKKLRVIAGKPLSYVIPADTFSDPEDGDTRNLKLVLYLQGVPIKTTNWLQFNPRTQEVYGLPLENDISTWNYELVATDSGGLNVSDILDVHVQQHRLSRIVNHEFSIYLKIDKRNLFPTDVDWELQVIGSLAELYGDADPYYITVRAIGIDHDQAIFTWMNDTFPRSSECPKDHINELLRILIDKDGDPSPLLRGALAPELRVKRVVFQGIGQCEDMNRQSVIPKAHTEEPKVNFPPVPRNQVDHVNATVGELLVFKVPEDTFFDSEDGSSRNMKMSLLTIERTPIPPDEWLQFDNKNQEFYGVPLQNDVGRKEYQLVVTDREGASATDGLVVVVHPAPPMTHTVEFSMTLDIPYESFAHSAMQKRNFVEKLRDLYHDRDTSAISLRSISNGSTVITWHNRTLPTAYCAHEEVNRLRAVLVKSDNDRRSVTDEVLDVMGLKFPVKQITVIPMGICRGELTGVHSPDSHVPPIDDSTSIGAFHDDYLITFVLPAIIIAAMLILAGVIACILYKRRRSGKMSVSEQDDERQSFRSKGIPVIFQDELDEKPDPGNKSPVILKEEKPPLPPPEYQKTEDGADVPMLPKENSEEPYQPPPPFATNRDTNRQNRPKPTPTYRKPPPYVPP; encoded by the exons ATGATGAAGCCTCATATCCTGACGTACCtggtcctcctcctcctcctgcctCTAGTGCTGGGATATAACTTGCAAGAGGACGATCTGGTCTTTGACGACATCGGCGAGGAAAGTAGCAGCACTCCCTCGATCGAGAGGCACATCGCCGATCGTAGTAGAAACGTAGTGGAACACGATCGACGATTGACGAAAGATACAAAGAGACATCATCGAGTCGAGAGATTGTGGGATATACCGGATGTCGTCGTTCCAGTCGGTCACATTTTCAAATTAAGGATCACGAGACAAGCTTTCGGTGGTAGCGTAGAACGTTACGAG ATACACGAGGCAAATGGACAGAGCCTGTCCCGTTGGTTGTACTGGGACGATGCCGCTTCCACTCTTCTTGGTGTCCCATCGAAGAAAGATGCCGGTAATCATCATTTAATCGTCAAGGCTATCGGGAAACACGGCGACAACGCCAAAGACGCTTTCGTCGTGCAGGTAGTTCCGGAGAAACGCGAGGAGGTCAAGCACAAAGACGGCAAG AGTCACTGTAAGGAAGGAGAGGACCAGACGCTGCTAACGATCTTTCTGGATGTCAAGTTCGAGAATCTCACACCGTCCGTTAAAGTAAACGCGATCGAGAATCTTGCTGGATTTTTGGGACTCCACACG AGTGCATTCTCTATGCACCCGCAAAGCGCTAAGGAAACTTTGAACCCCGATTCTCTGGTTATATTTACCGGCCCTGGGAATGTTAAATATCGTACCGAGAGGCATCTGACGGCTATCCAATGGCAG GTTGGGTGCGACGGTCACTTATGGAGGCACCAGACGAATTTGGTCAAACAGCTGCGAGATCAGGCGAAAGATGGGACACTAGCGGAGGTTCTTCAACTTCCTGTACTATTGTGGCGCGTAAAGACTGACTCGACCTTTCTATCTAGAAGCCGTAGAGAAGCCGGATCTGGTGATTTCGACGCCGACGATTACGAGGGTTACGATTATGACGACGATGAATATGGCGAGGACGAGGACGGTGGCGATGATAACGAAGCGATCACGGAACCACCGTTGCAACCGTCTTTCGTGCCTAACGTAAACTCGAGAGGAAACACCGAATGGTTGGAACATCCGCATAGGCATCATCATGGAGAAGAAACATTGGATTTGGGC AACGAAGAGGTTGACGAACGAGAAATCGTACCATCTATAGATCCACGTAACGCTGAATCAAACGCCGCTAACGCCTCGTTCAATGGTCTATTGACC GCGACATATGGAATGACTGTACCTGTAACGCGTCAATCTACAACGACCACCCCAATTGCGTCGTCTACTATCGTTGGGAGTACAAGTGTCCCTACGACTATTCCGCCCACGCAAACTCCTACGCTATCTACATTTAACACGAAATCGGAGATACATACGGCCACGTCTACCGTTGGTGTTACTATCGCTAGTAGTACTACTGTCCCTAGTACTACCGCGGCTCAATCTACTACGACCGTTACGATTCCACCGTCGCAAGCTACGAcggaaaatattgaaattccGATTAGCAATTTGCCACCCAAAAAGGATAGAAGGTTGAAGAAACTTCGTGTGATAGCTGGCAAACCGTTAAGTTACGTTATACCTGCTGACACCTTCAGCGATCCCGAGGATGGTGATACGAGAAATCTAAAATTGGTTCTATACTTGCAAGGTGTACCGATTAAAACAACCAATTGGCTTCAATTCAATCCTCGTACGCAAGAAGTCTACGGATT ACCCCTCGAAAATGATATATCTACTTGGAATTACGAATTGGTGGCCACGGATAGCGGTGGGCTAAACGTCTCCGACATATTGGATGTTCACGTTCAACAGCACAGATTGAGTCGCATCGTCAATCATGAATTTAGTATTTATCTAAAAATAGATAAGCGCAATCTTTTCCCGACCGATGTTGATTGGGAATTACAG GTTATTGGAAGTTTGGCCGAGCTATACGGCGACGCAGATCCGTATTATATAACAGTACGGGCTATCGGCATTGATCACGATCAAGCTATTTTCACTTGGATGAACGACACCTTCCCTCGTAGTAGCGAATGTCCCAAGGATCACATAAATGAACTATTACGC ATTTTGATCGATAAGGACGGTGATCCTAGTCCTTTATTGAGAGGAGCTTTGGCACCTGAATTAAGAGTGAAGCGTGTCGTCTTCCAAGGGATCGGACAGTGCGAGGATATGAATCGTCAATCGGTAATACCTAAAGCTCATACCGAAGAGCCCAAAGTAAATTTCCCTCCTGTTCCAAGGAATCAAGTGGATCACGTAAATGCCACCGTTGGGGAGTTGCTTGTATTCAAAGTCCCAGAG GACACGTTCTTCGATTCAGAAGACGGATCCTCTCGCAATATGAAAATGTCTCTTTTGACGATCGAACGTACTCCTATTCCGCCCGACGAATGGTTACagttcgataataaaaatcaagaaTTTTATGGCGTGCCTCTGCAAAATGACGTAGGTCGAAAGGAATATCAATTGGTCGTGACAGATAGAGAGG GCGCAAGCGCCACGGACGGTTTAGTGGTCGTTGTACATCCAGCTCCGCCCATGACGCATACGGTTGAGTTTTCGATGACTCTGGATATACCGTACGAATCCTTCGCTCATTCAGCCATGCAAAAGCGCaattttgttgaaaaattGCGTGACTTGTATCACGACCGTGACACGAGCGCCATTTCTTTGCGCAGCATTTCGAACGGCAGTACTGTCATCACGTGGCACAACAGAACATTACCAACGGCTTATTGTGCCCACGAAGAAGTTAATAGATTACGGGCGGTATTGGTTAAGAGCGACAACGACAGACGATCTGTTACCGACGAGGTTTTGGACGTGATGGGCCTGAAGTTCCCAGTTAAGCAAATCACTGTAATCCCAATGGGAATATGTCGCGGTGAATTGACGGGCGTCCATTCTCCGGACAGTCACGTGCCACCCATCGACGATTCCACCTCGATCGGTGCATTCCACGATGATTATCTAATAACCTTCGTTCTGCCCGCCATTATAATAGCGGCCATGCTCATTCTAGCCGGCGTGATAGCGTGCATACTTTACAAACGTAGACGCAGCGGCAAGATGAGCGTTAGCGAGCAGGACGACGAGCGACAGAGCTTCCGTAGCAAGGGAATACCCGTGATATTTCAGGATGAGCTCGATGAAAAGCCAGACCCag GCAATAAGTCGCCCGTTATCCTGAAGGAAGAGAAACCACCGCTTCCACCTCCTGAATATCAAAAGACCGAGGACGGCGCGGACGTGCCAATGTTGCCGAAAGAAAATTCCGAGGAGCCTTACCAACCGCCGCCGCCGTTTGCGACGAATCGCGATACAAATCGACAAAATCGTCCGAAGCCAACGCCGACGTACAGAAAACCGCCCCCATACGTGCCTCCCTAA
- the LOC124432246 gene encoding dystroglycan 1-like isoform X3 has product MMKPHILTYLVLLLLLPLVLGYNLQEDDLVFDDIGEESSSTPSIERHIADRSRNVVEHDRRLTKDTKRHHRVERLWDIPDVVVPVGHIFKLRITRQAFGGSVERYEIHEANGQSLSRWLYWDDAASTLLGVPSKKDAGNHHLIVKAIGKHGDNAKDAFVVQVVPEKREEVKHKDGKSHCKEGEDQTLLTIFLDVKFENLTPSVKVNAIENLAGFLGLHTSAFSMHPQSAKETLNPDSLVIFTGPGNVKYRTERHLTAIQWQVGCDGHLWRHQTNLVKQLRDQAKDGTLAEVLQLPVLLWRVKTDSTFLSRSRREAGSGDFDADDYEGYDYDDDEYGEDEDGGDDNEAITEPPLQPSFVPNVNSRGNTEWLEHPHRHHHGEETLDLGQNEEVDEREIVPSIDPRNAESNAANASFNGLLTATYGMTVPVTRQSTTTTPIASSTIVGSTSVPTTIPPTQTPTLSTFNTKSEIHTATSTVGVTIASSTTVPSTTAAQSTTTVTIPPSQATTENIEIPISNLPPKKDRRLKKLRVIAGKPLSYVIPADTFSDPEDGDTRNLKLVLYLQGVPIKTTNWLQFNPRTQEVYGLPLENDISTWNYELVATDSGGLNVSDILDVHVQQHRLSRIVNHEFSIYLKIDKRNLFPTDVDWELQVIGSLAELYGDADPYYITVRAIGIDHDQAIFTWMNDTFPRSSECPKDHINELLRILIDKDGDPSPLLRGALAPELRVKRVVFQGIGQCEDMNRQSVIPKAHTEEPKVNFPPVPRNQVDHVNATVGELLVFKVPEDTFFDSEDGSSRNMKMSLLTIERTPIPPDEWLQFDNKNQEFYGVPLQNDVGRKEYQLVVTDREGASATDGLVVVVHPAPPMTHTVEFSMTLDIPYESFAHSAMQKRNFVEKLRDLYHDRDTSAISLRSISNGSTVITWHNRTLPTAYCAHEEVNRLRAVLVKSDNDRRSVTDEVLDVMGLKFPVKQITVIPMGICRGELTGVHSPDSHVPPIDDSTSIGAFHDDYLITFVLPAIIIAAMLILAGVIACILYKRRRSGKMSVSEQDDERQSFRSKGIPVIFQDELDEKPDPGNKSPVILKEEKPPLPPPEYQKTEDGADVPMLPKENSEEPYQPPPPFATNRDTNRQNRPKPTPTYRKPPPYVPP; this is encoded by the exons ATGATGAAGCCTCATATCCTGACGTACCtggtcctcctcctcctcctgcctCTAGTGCTGGGATATAACTTGCAAGAGGACGATCTGGTCTTTGACGACATCGGCGAGGAAAGTAGCAGCACTCCCTCGATCGAGAGGCACATCGCCGATCGTAGTAGAAACGTAGTGGAACACGATCGACGATTGACGAAAGATACAAAGAGACATCATCGAGTCGAGAGATTGTGGGATATACCGGATGTCGTCGTTCCAGTCGGTCACATTTTCAAATTAAGGATCACGAGACAAGCTTTCGGTGGTAGCGTAGAACGTTACGAG ATACACGAGGCAAATGGACAGAGCCTGTCCCGTTGGTTGTACTGGGACGATGCCGCTTCCACTCTTCTTGGTGTCCCATCGAAGAAAGATGCCGGTAATCATCATTTAATCGTCAAGGCTATCGGGAAACACGGCGACAACGCCAAAGACGCTTTCGTCGTGCAGGTAGTTCCGGAGAAACGCGAGGAGGTCAAGCACAAAGACGGCAAG AGTCACTGTAAGGAAGGAGAGGACCAGACGCTGCTAACGATCTTTCTGGATGTCAAGTTCGAGAATCTCACACCGTCCGTTAAAGTAAACGCGATCGAGAATCTTGCTGGATTTTTGGGACTCCACACG AGTGCATTCTCTATGCACCCGCAAAGCGCTAAGGAAACTTTGAACCCCGATTCTCTGGTTATATTTACCGGCCCTGGGAATGTTAAATATCGTACCGAGAGGCATCTGACGGCTATCCAATGGCAG GTTGGGTGCGACGGTCACTTATGGAGGCACCAGACGAATTTGGTCAAACAGCTGCGAGATCAGGCGAAAGATGGGACACTAGCGGAGGTTCTTCAACTTCCTGTACTATTGTGGCGCGTAAAGACTGACTCGACCTTTCTATCTAGAAGCCGTAGAGAAGCCGGATCTGGTGATTTCGACGCCGACGATTACGAGGGTTACGATTATGACGACGATGAATATGGCGAGGACGAGGACGGTGGCGATGATAACGAAGCGATCACGGAACCACCGTTGCAACCGTCTTTCGTGCCTAACGTAAACTCGAGAGGAAACACCGAATGGTTGGAACATCCGCATAGGCATCATCATGGAGAAGAAACATTGGATTTGGGC cAGAACGAAGAGGTTGACGAACGAGAAATCGTACCATCTATAGATCCACGTAACGCTGAATCAAACGCCGCTAACGCCTCGTTCAATGGTCTATTGACC GCGACATATGGAATGACTGTACCTGTAACGCGTCAATCTACAACGACCACCCCAATTGCGTCGTCTACTATCGTTGGGAGTACAAGTGTCCCTACGACTATTCCGCCCACGCAAACTCCTACGCTATCTACATTTAACACGAAATCGGAGATACATACGGCCACGTCTACCGTTGGTGTTACTATCGCTAGTAGTACTACTGTCCCTAGTACTACCGCGGCTCAATCTACTACGACCGTTACGATTCCACCGTCGCAAGCTACGAcggaaaatattgaaattccGATTAGCAATTTGCCACCCAAAAAGGATAGAAGGTTGAAGAAACTTCGTGTGATAGCTGGCAAACCGTTAAGTTACGTTATACCTGCTGACACCTTCAGCGATCCCGAGGATGGTGATACGAGAAATCTAAAATTGGTTCTATACTTGCAAGGTGTACCGATTAAAACAACCAATTGGCTTCAATTCAATCCTCGTACGCAAGAAGTCTACGGATT ACCCCTCGAAAATGATATATCTACTTGGAATTACGAATTGGTGGCCACGGATAGCGGTGGGCTAAACGTCTCCGACATATTGGATGTTCACGTTCAACAGCACAGATTGAGTCGCATCGTCAATCATGAATTTAGTATTTATCTAAAAATAGATAAGCGCAATCTTTTCCCGACCGATGTTGATTGGGAATTACAG GTTATTGGAAGTTTGGCCGAGCTATACGGCGACGCAGATCCGTATTATATAACAGTACGGGCTATCGGCATTGATCACGATCAAGCTATTTTCACTTGGATGAACGACACCTTCCCTCGTAGTAGCGAATGTCCCAAGGATCACATAAATGAACTATTACGC ATTTTGATCGATAAGGACGGTGATCCTAGTCCTTTATTGAGAGGAGCTTTGGCACCTGAATTAAGAGTGAAGCGTGTCGTCTTCCAAGGGATCGGACAGTGCGAGGATATGAATCGTCAATCGGTAATACCTAAAGCTCATACCGAAGAGCCCAAAGTAAATTTCCCTCCTGTTCCAAGGAATCAAGTGGATCACGTAAATGCCACCGTTGGGGAGTTGCTTGTATTCAAAGTCCCAGAG GACACGTTCTTCGATTCAGAAGACGGATCCTCTCGCAATATGAAAATGTCTCTTTTGACGATCGAACGTACTCCTATTCCGCCCGACGAATGGTTACagttcgataataaaaatcaagaaTTTTATGGCGTGCCTCTGCAAAATGACGTAGGTCGAAAGGAATATCAATTGGTCGTGACAGATAGAGAGG GCGCAAGCGCCACGGACGGTTTAGTGGTCGTTGTACATCCAGCTCCGCCCATGACGCATACGGTTGAGTTTTCGATGACTCTGGATATACCGTACGAATCCTTCGCTCATTCAGCCATGCAAAAGCGCaattttgttgaaaaattGCGTGACTTGTATCACGACCGTGACACGAGCGCCATTTCTTTGCGCAGCATTTCGAACGGCAGTACTGTCATCACGTGGCACAACAGAACATTACCAACGGCTTATTGTGCCCACGAAGAAGTTAATAGATTACGGGCGGTATTGGTTAAGAGCGACAACGACAGACGATCTGTTACCGACGAGGTTTTGGACGTGATGGGCCTGAAGTTCCCAGTTAAGCAAATCACTGTAATCCCAATGGGAATATGTCGCGGTGAATTGACGGGCGTCCATTCTCCGGACAGTCACGTGCCACCCATCGACGATTCCACCTCGATCGGTGCATTCCACGATGATTATCTAATAACCTTCGTTCTGCCCGCCATTATAATAGCGGCCATGCTCATTCTAGCCGGCGTGATAGCGTGCATACTTTACAAACGTAGACGCAGCGGCAAGATGAGCGTTAGCGAGCAGGACGACGAGCGACAGAGCTTCCGTAGCAAGGGAATACCCGTGATATTTCAGGATGAGCTCGATGAAAAGCCAGACCCag GCAATAAGTCGCCCGTTATCCTGAAGGAAGAGAAACCACCGCTTCCACCTCCTGAATATCAAAAGACCGAGGACGGCGCGGACGTGCCAATGTTGCCGAAAGAAAATTCCGAGGAGCCTTACCAACCGCCGCCGCCGTTTGCGACGAATCGCGATACAAATCGACAAAATCGTCCGAAGCCAACGCCGACGTACAGAAAACCGCCCCCATACGTGCCTCCCTAA
- the LOC124432246 gene encoding uncharacterized protein LOC124432246 isoform X1 — translation MMKPHILTYLVLLLLLPLVLGYNLQEDDLVFDDIGEESSSTPSIERHIADRSRNVVEHDRRLTKDTKRHHRVERLWDIPDVVVPVGHIFKLRITRQAFGGSVERYEIHEANGQSLSRWLYWDDAASTLLGVPSKKDAGNHHLIVKAIGKHGDNAKDAFVVQVVPEKREEVKHKDGKSHCKEGEDQTLLTIFLDVKFENLTPSVKVNAIENLAGFLGLHTSAFSMHPQSAKETLNPDSLVIFTGPGNVKYRTERHLTAIQWQVGCDGHLWRHQTNLVKQLRDQAKDGTLAEVLQLPVLLWRVKTDSTFLSRSRREAGSGDFDADDYEGYDYDDDEYGEDEDGGDDNEAITEPPLQPSFVPNVNSRGNTEWLEHPHRHHHGEETLDLGQNEEVDEREIVPSIDPRNAESNAANASFNGLLTTTTTQFTPSSSSSSSTTTTTTTTMPTTTTSSTTTQATTMPTSTTPTTTPTTTTTTTTTTTTTSTTTSSITTTSTIADTTPATTSTTVVPSTEPTKVDIMEEREDNTQRVDMESVTLLPTISPEITTTLPSITTLQFSTTAASTSATGKAETEPTTVFANVTYEEATYGMTVPVTRQSTTTTPIASSTIVGSTSVPTTIPPTQTPTLSTFNTKSEIHTATSTVGVTIASSTTVPSTTAAQSTTTVTIPPSQATTENIEIPISNLPPKKDRRLKKLRVIAGKPLSYVIPADTFSDPEDGDTRNLKLVLYLQGVPIKTTNWLQFNPRTQEVYGLPLENDISTWNYELVATDSGGLNVSDILDVHVQQHRLSRIVNHEFSIYLKIDKRNLFPTDVDWELQVIGSLAELYGDADPYYITVRAIGIDHDQAIFTWMNDTFPRSSECPKDHINELLRILIDKDGDPSPLLRGALAPELRVKRVVFQGIGQCEDMNRQSVIPKAHTEEPKVNFPPVPRNQVDHVNATVGELLVFKVPEDTFFDSEDGSSRNMKMSLLTIERTPIPPDEWLQFDNKNQEFYGVPLQNDVGRKEYQLVVTDREGASATDGLVVVVHPAPPMTHTVEFSMTLDIPYESFAHSAMQKRNFVEKLRDLYHDRDTSAISLRSISNGSTVITWHNRTLPTAYCAHEEVNRLRAVLVKSDNDRRSVTDEVLDVMGLKFPVKQITVIPMGICRGELTGVHSPDSHVPPIDDSTSIGAFHDDYLITFVLPAIIIAAMLILAGVIACILYKRRRSGKMSVSEQDDERQSFRSKGIPVIFQDELDEKPDPGNKSPVILKEEKPPLPPPEYQKTEDGADVPMLPKENSEEPYQPPPPFATNRDTNRQNRPKPTPTYRKPPPYVPP, via the exons ATGATGAAGCCTCATATCCTGACGTACCtggtcctcctcctcctcctgcctCTAGTGCTGGGATATAACTTGCAAGAGGACGATCTGGTCTTTGACGACATCGGCGAGGAAAGTAGCAGCACTCCCTCGATCGAGAGGCACATCGCCGATCGTAGTAGAAACGTAGTGGAACACGATCGACGATTGACGAAAGATACAAAGAGACATCATCGAGTCGAGAGATTGTGGGATATACCGGATGTCGTCGTTCCAGTCGGTCACATTTTCAAATTAAGGATCACGAGACAAGCTTTCGGTGGTAGCGTAGAACGTTACGAG ATACACGAGGCAAATGGACAGAGCCTGTCCCGTTGGTTGTACTGGGACGATGCCGCTTCCACTCTTCTTGGTGTCCCATCGAAGAAAGATGCCGGTAATCATCATTTAATCGTCAAGGCTATCGGGAAACACGGCGACAACGCCAAAGACGCTTTCGTCGTGCAGGTAGTTCCGGAGAAACGCGAGGAGGTCAAGCACAAAGACGGCAAG AGTCACTGTAAGGAAGGAGAGGACCAGACGCTGCTAACGATCTTTCTGGATGTCAAGTTCGAGAATCTCACACCGTCCGTTAAAGTAAACGCGATCGAGAATCTTGCTGGATTTTTGGGACTCCACACG AGTGCATTCTCTATGCACCCGCAAAGCGCTAAGGAAACTTTGAACCCCGATTCTCTGGTTATATTTACCGGCCCTGGGAATGTTAAATATCGTACCGAGAGGCATCTGACGGCTATCCAATGGCAG GTTGGGTGCGACGGTCACTTATGGAGGCACCAGACGAATTTGGTCAAACAGCTGCGAGATCAGGCGAAAGATGGGACACTAGCGGAGGTTCTTCAACTTCCTGTACTATTGTGGCGCGTAAAGACTGACTCGACCTTTCTATCTAGAAGCCGTAGAGAAGCCGGATCTGGTGATTTCGACGCCGACGATTACGAGGGTTACGATTATGACGACGATGAATATGGCGAGGACGAGGACGGTGGCGATGATAACGAAGCGATCACGGAACCACCGTTGCAACCGTCTTTCGTGCCTAACGTAAACTCGAGAGGAAACACCGAATGGTTGGAACATCCGCATAGGCATCATCATGGAGAAGAAACATTGGATTTGGGC cAGAACGAAGAGGTTGACGAACGAGAAATCGTACCATCTATAGATCCACGTAACGCTGAATCAAACGCCGCTAACGCCTCGTTCAATGGTCTATTGACC ACAACAACCACCCAATTTACaccgtcatcatcatcatcatcatcaactaCAACTACAACCACTACAACCATGCCAACTACGACAACTTCAAGCACAACGACTCAAGCTACGACAATGCCCACGAGTACTACTCCTACTACtactcctactactactactactactactactactactactactactagtactactacaAGTAGCATTACTACGACAAGCACAATAGCAGATACAACACCAGCTACCACTTCGACCACCGTTGTTCCGTCAACAGAACCTACAAAGGTGGATATTATGGAAGAGAGGGAAGATAATACTCAACGCGTGGACATGGAATCTGTTACTCTGTTACCCACAATTTCTCCCGAAATCACAACCACTCTACCATCGATTACTACGCTTCAATTTAGCACAACAGCTGCTTCGACCAGCGCTACGGGAAAAGCAGAAACAGAACCTACCACTGTTTTTGCTAACGTTACGTACGAAGAG GCGACATATGGAATGACTGTACCTGTAACGCGTCAATCTACAACGACCACCCCAATTGCGTCGTCTACTATCGTTGGGAGTACAAGTGTCCCTACGACTATTCCGCCCACGCAAACTCCTACGCTATCTACATTTAACACGAAATCGGAGATACATACGGCCACGTCTACCGTTGGTGTTACTATCGCTAGTAGTACTACTGTCCCTAGTACTACCGCGGCTCAATCTACTACGACCGTTACGATTCCACCGTCGCAAGCTACGAcggaaaatattgaaattccGATTAGCAATTTGCCACCCAAAAAGGATAGAAGGTTGAAGAAACTTCGTGTGATAGCTGGCAAACCGTTAAGTTACGTTATACCTGCTGACACCTTCAGCGATCCCGAGGATGGTGATACGAGAAATCTAAAATTGGTTCTATACTTGCAAGGTGTACCGATTAAAACAACCAATTGGCTTCAATTCAATCCTCGTACGCAAGAAGTCTACGGATT ACCCCTCGAAAATGATATATCTACTTGGAATTACGAATTGGTGGCCACGGATAGCGGTGGGCTAAACGTCTCCGACATATTGGATGTTCACGTTCAACAGCACAGATTGAGTCGCATCGTCAATCATGAATTTAGTATTTATCTAAAAATAGATAAGCGCAATCTTTTCCCGACCGATGTTGATTGGGAATTACAG GTTATTGGAAGTTTGGCCGAGCTATACGGCGACGCAGATCCGTATTATATAACAGTACGGGCTATCGGCATTGATCACGATCAAGCTATTTTCACTTGGATGAACGACACCTTCCCTCGTAGTAGCGAATGTCCCAAGGATCACATAAATGAACTATTACGC ATTTTGATCGATAAGGACGGTGATCCTAGTCCTTTATTGAGAGGAGCTTTGGCACCTGAATTAAGAGTGAAGCGTGTCGTCTTCCAAGGGATCGGACAGTGCGAGGATATGAATCGTCAATCGGTAATACCTAAAGCTCATACCGAAGAGCCCAAAGTAAATTTCCCTCCTGTTCCAAGGAATCAAGTGGATCACGTAAATGCCACCGTTGGGGAGTTGCTTGTATTCAAAGTCCCAGAG GACACGTTCTTCGATTCAGAAGACGGATCCTCTCGCAATATGAAAATGTCTCTTTTGACGATCGAACGTACTCCTATTCCGCCCGACGAATGGTTACagttcgataataaaaatcaagaaTTTTATGGCGTGCCTCTGCAAAATGACGTAGGTCGAAAGGAATATCAATTGGTCGTGACAGATAGAGAGG GCGCAAGCGCCACGGACGGTTTAGTGGTCGTTGTACATCCAGCTCCGCCCATGACGCATACGGTTGAGTTTTCGATGACTCTGGATATACCGTACGAATCCTTCGCTCATTCAGCCATGCAAAAGCGCaattttgttgaaaaattGCGTGACTTGTATCACGACCGTGACACGAGCGCCATTTCTTTGCGCAGCATTTCGAACGGCAGTACTGTCATCACGTGGCACAACAGAACATTACCAACGGCTTATTGTGCCCACGAAGAAGTTAATAGATTACGGGCGGTATTGGTTAAGAGCGACAACGACAGACGATCTGTTACCGACGAGGTTTTGGACGTGATGGGCCTGAAGTTCCCAGTTAAGCAAATCACTGTAATCCCAATGGGAATATGTCGCGGTGAATTGACGGGCGTCCATTCTCCGGACAGTCACGTGCCACCCATCGACGATTCCACCTCGATCGGTGCATTCCACGATGATTATCTAATAACCTTCGTTCTGCCCGCCATTATAATAGCGGCCATGCTCATTCTAGCCGGCGTGATAGCGTGCATACTTTACAAACGTAGACGCAGCGGCAAGATGAGCGTTAGCGAGCAGGACGACGAGCGACAGAGCTTCCGTAGCAAGGGAATACCCGTGATATTTCAGGATGAGCTCGATGAAAAGCCAGACCCag GCAATAAGTCGCCCGTTATCCTGAAGGAAGAGAAACCACCGCTTCCACCTCCTGAATATCAAAAGACCGAGGACGGCGCGGACGTGCCAATGTTGCCGAAAGAAAATTCCGAGGAGCCTTACCAACCGCCGCCGCCGTTTGCGACGAATCGCGATACAAATCGACAAAATCGTCCGAAGCCAACGCCGACGTACAGAAAACCGCCCCCATACGTGCCTCCCTAA